From a region of the Balaenoptera acutorostrata chromosome 14, mBalAcu1.1, whole genome shotgun sequence genome:
- the LOC130704742 gene encoding paired mesoderm homeobox protein 2B-like, with protein sequence MFAAATTSSSLETWHRQQQRRLLPQRRPHSRGGGGAPSSPRLGPLPSHSDTASSGGGRGGVGTAAAASSGAPGEGRQERSSRAFVGAGAATAAAATAAAAAGNHTGSSVPGCSSCCHDDDVTDATTGGGKKGGCVCGEQRALQGEAKL encoded by the exons ATGTTCGCCGCCGCCACTACCTCCTCTTCACTAGAGACCTGGCACcggcagcagcagcggcggctCCTTCCGCAGCGGCGGCCCCACAGCCGCGGTGGCGGCGGCGCCCCCTCCTCTCCGCGGCTCGGCCCCCTCCCCTCACACTCAGACACGGCGAGCAgcggcggcgggcggggcggTGTGGGCACTGCTGCCGCCGCCTCCTCAGGAGCACCCGGCGAGGGGCGACAGGAGAGAAGCTCTCGCGCTTTCGTCGGTGCTggtgctgctactgctgctgccgccactgccgccgccgccgccgggaaTCACACGGGCTCCTCCGTCCCAGGCTGCAGCTCTTGTTGCCATGATGATGATGTCACGGACGCAACcactgggggagggaagaaggggggtTGTGTGTGCGGCGAACAGAGGGCT TTACAGGGAGAAGCAAAACTTTGA